The following are encoded together in the Aciduricibacillus chroicocephali genome:
- a CDS encoding DUF6270 domain-containing protein has product MKKPRIAVIGCCVTRDLFNRKFVANYKEFYECVSTAWQTSIISFMSNRSNIDEHGKEFVDEVSDLQRKTVQRDMDKSYREELIAEKPDYIIYDLYTDVKYGIVETQDGYLTDNPNGFRKTRFFTEKLYNRRLNIFKHEEFMELFNRKFDEFYKWVHKNLPGCRIIVTRFSETYSYMTDKGFPVNFSTKVCGTVARNNKMYDRIYDHLSENYNIDFIDMQKRTYFADYKHPYGNKPWHFTQQYYDDLFSGLNEVMLNHQQNEENTKLQNKTIITKLVEKVILK; this is encoded by the coding sequence ATGAAAAAACCTAGAATAGCTGTCATCGGCTGTTGTGTGACGAGAGATCTGTTCAATAGAAAGTTCGTTGCGAATTACAAAGAGTTCTATGAATGTGTCTCAACAGCTTGGCAAACATCCATAATCAGTTTCATGTCCAATCGGTCTAACATTGATGAACATGGTAAGGAATTTGTTGATGAAGTTTCCGATTTGCAAAGAAAAACAGTGCAGCGTGATATGGATAAGTCTTACCGTGAAGAGCTGATTGCTGAGAAGCCGGATTATATTATATATGATCTGTATACTGACGTGAAATACGGGATTGTAGAAACGCAAGATGGATATTTGACAGACAATCCGAATGGATTTAGGAAGACGAGATTTTTCACGGAGAAGCTTTACAACAGAAGACTCAATATTTTTAAACATGAGGAATTCATGGAATTATTCAATAGGAAATTTGATGAGTTTTATAAGTGGGTACATAAGAATCTTCCAGGTTGCCGAATAATCGTCACGAGATTCTCGGAGACTTACAGTTATATGACCGATAAAGGTTTTCCGGTCAATTTCTCAACTAAAGTCTGTGGAACAGTTGCTCGCAATAACAAAATGTATGATCGTATATATGACCATCTCTCGGAAAATTATAATATCGATTTTATCGATATGCAGAAGAGAACCTACTTTGCCGATTATAAACATCCATATGGCAATAAGCCATGGCATTTCACACAGCAATATTATGATGACTTGTTTAGTGGTCTAAATGAAGTTATGCTGAATCATCAGCAAAACGAAGAGAACACAAAACTGCAAAATAAGACAATTATCACCAAACTGGTTGAGAAAGTAA
- the hpaB gene encoding 4-hydroxyphenylacetate 3-monooxygenase, oxygenase component, with translation MGSINGKKYIERLDKLKTEIWYDGQKITGKISEHPAFKGLLQTKAHLYDMQLKPAFKDIMTFPSPTTGDPVGMSYLMPRTKEDLLKRRHMIELWARQTGGILGRSPDYLNTVLTGLASSAAWLENRNNCFPDHLKAFHEKAREEDLSFTHTFISPQVNRSTMYFGESDEPIAARIVEENEKGILIKGARLLATQGGLTDELLVFSVGKYFFNENEAFAFAIPSDTEGLRFICRNSFVGGSSEFDHPLSSRYEEIDSIVVFDNVLVPWERVFYYKNAEVAEEFITVSGFHSFAKHQVITRQIVKTEFILGLAELIVETINIGEYEHIQGKMSEIIIGLETMKALMEKAENHAALDEWGYMRPDLSTLKVAGTVFPKIYPRLCEIIQLLGASGLITLPTEKAFASDIRKDLDLYVQGATKTAEERVKIFTLAWDLTMSAFGTRQTQYERYFFGDPIRLTSDLYKNYPKDKHAQAIRNFLKLKQ, from the coding sequence ATGGGATCAATTAATGGGAAAAAGTATATTGAACGATTGGATAAGCTAAAAACAGAAATCTGGTATGACGGCCAGAAAATCACCGGAAAAATTTCCGAGCACCCAGCATTTAAAGGACTCCTTCAAACAAAAGCTCACCTGTATGACATGCAGCTCAAACCTGCTTTCAAAGACATCATGACCTTTCCGTCACCAACAACCGGCGACCCAGTCGGTATGTCGTACCTGATGCCACGGACAAAGGAAGACCTTCTTAAAAGAAGACATATGATTGAACTGTGGGCCAGACAAACAGGAGGCATACTAGGGAGAAGCCCCGACTATTTAAACACAGTTCTGACCGGTCTTGCTTCCTCTGCAGCTTGGCTAGAGAACAGGAATAACTGCTTTCCCGACCATCTTAAAGCCTTCCATGAAAAAGCTCGAGAAGAGGACCTATCTTTTACACATACATTCATTTCACCACAGGTCAATCGTTCAACCATGTATTTTGGAGAAAGTGATGAACCTATCGCTGCAAGAATCGTTGAAGAAAATGAAAAAGGTATCTTAATTAAAGGCGCACGTCTTCTCGCAACTCAAGGCGGTCTTACTGATGAACTGCTCGTCTTTAGTGTCGGCAAATACTTCTTTAATGAAAATGAAGCTTTTGCTTTTGCAATTCCATCCGACACAGAAGGACTTAGATTCATTTGCCGAAATTCTTTTGTCGGCGGCAGCTCGGAATTCGATCATCCGCTCAGTTCCAGGTACGAAGAAATTGACTCCATCGTCGTTTTTGACAATGTTCTTGTACCATGGGAAAGGGTATTTTATTACAAAAATGCCGAGGTTGCTGAAGAGTTCATTACAGTTAGCGGCTTCCACTCTTTCGCTAAACACCAGGTCATCACAAGACAAATTGTAAAGACGGAATTCATCCTTGGTCTCGCAGAACTTATTGTAGAAACCATTAATATTGGTGAATACGAACATATTCAAGGAAAAATGTCCGAAATCATCATCGGACTGGAAACGATGAAAGCGTTGATGGAAAAGGCAGAAAATCATGCCGCCCTTGATGAATGGGGCTATATGAGGCCAGATCTCTCCACATTAAAGGTCGCTGGCACAGTCTTCCCTAAAATCTACCCTCGTTTGTGCGAGATTATACAACTGCTTGGAGCAAGTGGACTGATTACATTGCCAACCGAAAAGGCATTCGCCTCGGACATTCGTAAAGATTTGGATCTATATGTTCAAGGAGCAACGAAAACGGCAGAGGAACGGGTCAAGATTTTCACTCTTGCCTGGGACTTGACTATGAGTGCTTTTGGAACAAGGCAAACTCAATATGAACGTTATTTCTTTGGAGATCCAATTCGACTCACAAGTGACCTATATAAAAACTATCCGAAAGACAAACATGCTCAAGCTATTCGAAATTTCCTTAAACTAAAACAATAA
- a CDS encoding cation:proton antiporter translates to MEIFEIILFMLSAVFISNVLSKFIPNIAFPLIQIVLGICLTLPFASHSLELSPELFLLLFMAPLLFNDAARVDKGAIWGLRKPILLMSLGLVFMTVLLLGLFIHWLLPGLPYAAAFALAAALGPTDAVAVGALAKKVKVPHSIMHTLEGESLINDASGLVSFQFAVAALLTGTFSIVDAGTSFIFQSVGGVLVGSVLSLLKIVLMRWLRNFGVENEVSYVLMEILLPFLIFMAAEELGVNGILAVVFGGIVHSLSYKKLNAEVAQLKLLSRSTWAIISYSLNGLVFVLLGMQLPKILVTIWKNEFVNNGMLILYIVSITAVLLGLRLIWVRLFNNFGTERISHGGKEWKTTFLYTIAGVRGTITLVSALSLPFVLSDGTLFAERDLLLSIAAGVILLTLLLANFTLPLFAPKAVSGKERPAVAEEIAILRRVTKKLREKRTEDNQEAVGRVIRTYNDRIMSLTRSGEMRQDEKKLRRMILDWQLADTLNLVKQGKVKLRIAYPALWRLNRKLFIMSREKRYRRNLLYIRLLKKRFHAEHFHLLTAAERREQHKKLFRSNRAFILERLKDMDESTFPRELVEMFIMLYQRKEGRRKAKKDTAREERNLLYFAIQTERDYIQQFFEKGKISRNDMKRFRENLLAIENSLSLND, encoded by the coding sequence TGTATTGAGCAAATTCATTCCGAATATTGCGTTTCCGCTTATTCAGATTGTGCTCGGCATTTGCTTAACACTGCCATTTGCGAGCCATTCACTTGAACTAAGTCCTGAATTATTCCTGCTTTTGTTTATGGCGCCGCTCTTATTCAATGACGCTGCAAGAGTAGATAAAGGGGCAATTTGGGGATTAAGGAAACCGATTTTGCTCATGTCGCTCGGTCTGGTCTTCATGACGGTTCTGCTGCTTGGGCTATTCATACATTGGCTGCTGCCAGGCTTGCCATATGCCGCTGCATTTGCCTTGGCGGCTGCTTTAGGACCGACCGATGCGGTAGCAGTAGGTGCTTTGGCAAAAAAGGTGAAGGTACCACATTCAATTATGCATACACTTGAAGGAGAGTCGCTTATCAATGATGCTTCTGGACTCGTTTCCTTCCAGTTCGCAGTAGCAGCACTATTAACAGGAACGTTCTCCATTGTGGACGCTGGGACAAGTTTCATTTTTCAGTCTGTTGGTGGTGTTCTTGTCGGTTCTGTGCTCAGCTTGCTTAAAATTGTTCTCATGCGCTGGTTGCGTAATTTTGGAGTGGAGAATGAAGTTTCTTACGTATTGATGGAAATTTTGCTTCCGTTTCTTATCTTCATGGCAGCAGAGGAATTGGGTGTAAACGGCATCCTTGCTGTTGTTTTTGGAGGGATTGTACATTCACTCAGTTATAAGAAGCTGAATGCTGAAGTGGCACAGTTGAAATTGCTATCGAGAAGCACTTGGGCAATTATCTCGTACAGCTTGAATGGACTTGTATTCGTTCTTCTTGGGATGCAACTACCAAAAATCTTAGTAACAATATGGAAAAATGAATTTGTTAACAATGGCATGCTCATTCTTTATATTGTCAGCATTACAGCAGTGTTGCTCGGCTTGAGATTAATCTGGGTGCGTCTATTTAACAACTTTGGAACTGAGCGAATATCTCATGGGGGAAAAGAGTGGAAGACGACATTTCTCTATACAATTGCTGGTGTCAGAGGGACGATTACACTTGTAAGTGCGCTTTCCCTTCCGTTTGTCTTATCCGACGGAACGTTATTCGCAGAACGTGATCTGCTTTTGAGTATCGCTGCAGGGGTAATTCTGCTGACGCTGCTACTTGCAAACTTTACACTGCCATTATTCGCTCCAAAGGCAGTGAGTGGAAAGGAAAGACCTGCAGTAGCTGAAGAAATCGCTATTCTGCGCAGAGTGACGAAGAAGCTTCGGGAGAAACGGACAGAGGATAATCAGGAAGCTGTGGGGCGAGTAATCAGGACATACAATGACCGAATCATGTCCCTTACGAGGTCGGGCGAAATGAGACAGGATGAAAAGAAGCTGCGTCGAATGATTCTCGATTGGCAGCTTGCGGATACGCTAAATCTAGTCAAGCAAGGGAAGGTTAAGCTGCGTATCGCTTATCCTGCTCTATGGAGACTTAACCGGAAACTGTTTATCATGTCACGGGAAAAACGGTACCGCCGGAATCTGCTCTATATTAGACTTCTTAAAAAGAGGTTCCATGCGGAGCATTTCCACTTGCTTACTGCTGCCGAGCGCCGTGAACAGCATAAAAAGTTGTTCCGGAGCAACCGTGCGTTCATTCTTGAAAGGTTGAAGGATATGGATGAAAGTACATTTCCGCGAGAGCTTGTTGAAATGTTTATCATGCTTTATCAGCGAAAAGAAGGACGTCGAAAAGCTAAGAAAGATACTGCAAGAGAAGAACGGAATCTTCTATATTTTGCAATTCAGACGGAGAGAGATTACATCCAGCAGTTCTTTGAGAAGGGGAAAATTTCTCGCAATGATATGAAGCGTTTTCGTGAAAATTTGCTTGCAATAGAGAATAGTCTCAGTTTAAATGACTGA
- the chrA gene encoding chromate efflux transporter yields MEVRRKSRIKTLIEILIVSLKLGCTSFGGPIAHLGYFHQEYVRRRKWMDEESYADLVALSQFLPGPASSQVGIGVGVIHGGVIGGIISFVGFTLPSVLVLIVFAMYLHTFNVNEAGWIHGLKIVAVVVVAHAILGMAKKLTPDMPRQTIALAALIAVLVIPAATIQIIVIILAAVVGFLIYRNQIAADKLQSIKQFPVSRRFGLLCLVAFFLLLFLLPILSRVISSDWFAIISDFYRSGALVFGGGHVVLPLLEQAFVQAGRLNESQFLAGYGVTQAVPGPLFTFAAYIGTIMKGSLGGVIAIVAIFLPAFLLILGVLPFWNTIRGNAKVKGALMGVNAAVVGILLAALYNPIWTTSILDVYDFVLAAILFGMLVFWKMPPWTVVIAGILGGWLML; encoded by the coding sequence ATGGAGGTCAGAAGGAAAAGCCGAATTAAAACACTTATAGAAATACTTATCGTTTCATTGAAGTTGGGATGCACATCATTTGGTGGGCCAATAGCGCACTTGGGTTACTTTCATCAGGAGTATGTCCGCCGAAGAAAGTGGATGGATGAGGAGAGCTATGCGGATCTTGTAGCACTCAGTCAATTTCTACCTGGGCCTGCCAGCAGCCAGGTGGGCATAGGTGTCGGTGTCATCCATGGTGGAGTAATAGGAGGAATCATTTCATTCGTTGGCTTCACACTTCCATCCGTGCTTGTACTCATTGTATTCGCTATGTATCTTCACACGTTCAACGTCAATGAGGCAGGATGGATCCATGGGCTAAAAATTGTCGCTGTCGTAGTCGTCGCACATGCAATTCTCGGGATGGCGAAAAAACTGACACCGGATATGCCAAGACAAACAATCGCCTTGGCTGCTTTAATTGCTGTATTAGTCATTCCTGCGGCAACTATACAAATAATCGTCATTATACTGGCCGCGGTTGTGGGATTTTTAATTTATCGGAATCAAATAGCGGCGGATAAGCTGCAATCTATAAAACAGTTTCCTGTTTCCAGACGATTTGGCTTGTTATGTTTGGTAGCTTTTTTCTTACTTCTCTTTTTGCTGCCAATCTTGAGTAGGGTAATAAGTTCTGATTGGTTTGCAATCATCTCCGATTTTTATAGATCGGGTGCGCTTGTATTTGGGGGCGGTCATGTCGTACTGCCGTTGCTGGAACAAGCTTTTGTCCAAGCAGGCAGGCTAAATGAATCGCAATTCCTGGCCGGCTACGGAGTGACTCAAGCAGTTCCTGGTCCGCTATTCACTTTTGCTGCATACATAGGAACAATTATGAAAGGCTCATTAGGCGGTGTCATTGCGATTGTTGCGATTTTCTTGCCAGCATTTCTCCTCATTTTAGGAGTCTTGCCTTTTTGGAATACAATCCGTGGCAATGCGAAGGTCAAGGGAGCACTGATGGGGGTCAATGCTGCTGTAGTCGGAATTTTGTTAGCTGCACTGTACAATCCAATATGGACGACATCTATTTTGGATGTATATGATTTTGTCTTGGCGGCCATCTTGTTCGGAATGCTCGTATTCTGGAAAATGCCCCCGTGGACTGTCGTAATTGCTGGAATTTTAGGTGGATGGCTCATGTTATAA
- a CDS encoding metallophosphoesterase — protein MGKRISFLTPILLIFTLVVRVFSEVHRFKVNEVVFKSDKIPAQSGVTVLQISDLHNRAFGKGNKRLVHAVKEAKADLIVITGDLISKDTKSLRAVFSFIEKVVDINKHVFFISGNHDWANYQNEVLFAGLAKRNVKVLHNDSVQWKKGNFVCNIVGIDDASTDYEDMEAAFANIDKDAYTIFLSHTPDIVKKYNDIPANLILSGHTHGGQVRFPIIGAVIAPDQGFFPKLDKGVFEIGSDQSLYIDSGLGTSRAPLRFLNRSQLSLIRIESTL, from the coding sequence GTGGGGAAGCGTATTTCATTTTTAACACCAATTCTGTTGATTTTCACTCTGGTCGTAAGGGTGTTCAGTGAAGTGCATCGTTTTAAGGTGAATGAGGTTGTTTTCAAGTCAGATAAAATTCCTGCACAGTCTGGAGTTACAGTTTTACAAATTAGTGATTTGCATAATAGAGCTTTTGGCAAGGGGAATAAGCGGCTCGTCCATGCAGTAAAAGAAGCCAAGGCTGATTTGATTGTAATAACGGGTGATTTGATCAGCAAAGATACTAAAAGTCTGAGAGCTGTCTTCTCATTCATCGAAAAAGTCGTAGATATTAATAAGCATGTATTCTTTATTTCCGGTAATCATGACTGGGCAAATTATCAGAACGAGGTATTGTTTGCTGGACTAGCGAAGCGAAATGTAAAAGTTTTGCACAATGATAGTGTCCAGTGGAAGAAAGGCAATTTCGTTTGCAATATTGTTGGGATTGATGATGCTTCAACAGATTACGAAGATATGGAGGCAGCATTTGCTAATATTGATAAAGATGCTTATACAATCTTCCTGTCCCATACACCAGACATTGTAAAAAAATATAATGATATTCCTGCAAACCTGATCTTGAGCGGTCATACTCACGGTGGTCAAGTCCGGTTCCCGATTATCGGAGCAGTTATTGCGCCGGATCAGGGGTTCTTCCCGAAATTGGATAAAGGAGTCTTTGAAATTGGCTCCGACCAGAGCCTTTATATCGATAGTGGGCTTGGAACAAGCAGGGCTCCATTACGCTTTTTGAACAGAAGCCAGCTCAGCCTGATCAGAATTGAGAGTACATTGTAA